The following are encoded together in the Silurus meridionalis isolate SWU-2019-XX chromosome 2, ASM1480568v1, whole genome shotgun sequence genome:
- the LOC124399918 gene encoding eukaryotic translation initiation factor 3 subunit A-like — protein sequence MWYCNSPESALKRANEFLEVGKKQAALNVLYNVIKHRNHRTWQKIHEPIMLKFLELCVDLRKSHLAKEGLYQYQNICQQVNIKSLEDVVRTYLKLAEEKTKTPKEESQKMANIVDLDNIQTPESVLLSAVSGEDTQDRTDHFAAHSLSEILVGVLSPVSGPAEEQLQSGASLP from the exons ATGTGGTATTGTAATAGTCCAGAGAGCGCTCTGAAAAGAGCTAACG AGTTCCTTGAAGTTGGTAAAAAGCAGGCTGCTCTTAACGTCCTTTACAATGTCATCAAACACAGAAATCATCGAACATGGCAGAAGATTCACGAGCCCATTATGCTTAAGTTCCTGGAGCTCTGTGTGGACCTGCGCAAGAGCCATCTGGCGAAGGAGGGCCTTTACCAGTACCAGAACATCTGTCAGCAG GTGAATATCAAATCCCTTGAGGATGTGGTTCGTACCTACCTGAAACTCGCAGAGGAGAAGACCAAGACTCCCAAAGAGGAGTCTCAGAAAATGGCAAATATTGTGGATCTGGATAACATTCAGACCCCAGAGAG TGTGCTGTTGAGCGCTGTGAGTGGAGAGGACACTCAGGATCGTACTGATCATTTTGCTGCTCACTCCTTGAGTGAAATTCTTGTGGGAGTCTTATCGCCAGTGTCTGGACCTGCTGAGGAACAACTCCAAAGTGGAGCGTCTTTACCATGA
- the LOC124401147 gene encoding LOW QUALITY PROTEIN: eukaryotic translation initiation factor 3 subunit A-like (The sequence of the model RefSeq protein was modified relative to this genomic sequence to represent the inferred CDS: inserted 1 base in 1 codon) produces the protein MLKFLELCVDLRKSHLAKEGLYQYQNICQQGNIKSFEDVVRTYLKLAEEKTETAKEESQKMANIEDLDNIQTPESVLLSAVSGEDTQDRTDRLLLAPWIKFLWESYWQCLDLLRNNSKVERLYHDIAQQAFKFCLQYTRKAEFRKLCDNLRMHLGQIQRHHNQSTAINLNNPESQSMHLETRLVQLDSAISMELWQEAFKAVEDIHGLFALSKKPPKPRLLANYYTKVSTVFWKSGNALFHACTLHRLYHLSREMRKNLTQEEMQRMSTRVILATLSIPITPERTDIARLLDMDGIIGEKQCRLATLLDLQSPPTRKSLINDMVRFNLLQYISSDVKELYSWLEVDFDPLKLCARVTKVLDWVRDQAENEPDLQQYIPHLQNNTILRLLQQVAQIYQSIEFSRLASLVPFVDEFQLERAIVDAARHCDLQVRFDHRSRTLRFDSDLNYSTKEDAPVGLFQQNMPSEPICNHLKTISSALENAIQMIKPASILQEREEQRQQAITAYLKNSREEYQRILAHRQTIKERKERLESLNIQRKKEQREQWERREAELQKVRKAEEERLRQEAKEREKERIMQEHEQIKKKTIHERLEQIKKTELGAKAFKDIDIEDLEELDPDFIIAKQVEQLKKEKKELQERLKNQEKKMDYFERAKHFEEIPLIKKAYEEQRLKDMELWELQEDEKISNMKVEHEKALEDKMRMSRMIEDKENFLSNITAARSFIYEEKLKQFQERLVEERKKRLEERKKQRKEERRNTFYRQKEEEAQRIEEEQLKKEREERERQEQEQREEEERKYQERLRELEEQEKKQRARQQEIEERERRKEEETRKPHEKSSKQDWAEKESESGWRRRTETTESEWRRPVSDGSAKEWCQEGRDDNEREEREPPFRRSGEGPCRGPSDARGLRRGIDNDRGPRRGFDEGRGLRRHEERGPQXSMDEDRGPRKGYDDDRVLRRGMDEPRGSRRGADDNWGPRRGGGGKDERGDTRGGDNSDTWKPLGRSGGWRERENSHKESCGPSRDSGACDDNHEEDKHHDGERFGEHHPPREEGALRRGGSDEPSRWRDSRRDDFDRDNRCERRDIRDHRDDRELERDRDHRPPSRENDGGGSWRRKTADDGWTTERR, from the exons ATGCTTAAGTTCCTGGAGCTCTGTGTGGACCTGCGCAAGAGCCATCTGGCTAAGGAGGGCCTTTACCAGTACCAGAACATCTGTCAGCAG GGGAATATTAAATCTTTTGAGGATGTGGTTCGTACCTACCTGAAACTCGCAGAGGAGAAGACCGAGACTGCCAAAGAGGAGTCTCAGAAAATGGCAAATATTGAGGATCTGGATAACATTCAGACCCCAGAGAG TGTGCTGTTGAGCGCTGTGAGTGGAGAAGACACTCAGGATCGTACTGATCGTTTGCTGCTCGCTCCTTGGATCAAATTCTTGTGGGAGTCCTATTGGCAGTGTCTGGACCTGCTGAGGAACAACTCCAAAGTGGAGCGTCTTTACCATGACATTGCGCAGCAAG cTTTCAAGTTCTGCCTGCAGTACACTCGCAAGGCAGAGTTCCGTAAATTGTGCGATAACTTGCGCATGCACCTTGGACAGATCCAGAGGCACCATAACCAGAGCACAGCCATCAATTTAAACAACCCCGAAAGCCAGTCGATGCATCTGGAGACTCGGTTGGTGCAGCTGGACAGTGCTATCAGCATGGAGCTCTGGCAG GAAGCTTTTAAGGCAGTGGAGGACATCCACGGTCTGTTTGCCCTCTCCAAGAAACCCCCCAAACCTCGACTGTTGGCaaactattataccaaggtgtcCACTGTGTTCTGGAAGTCTGGTAATGCGCTTTTCCATGCCTGCACACTGCACCGCCTATACCATCTCTCCAGAGAAATGAGGAAGAACCTCACCCAGGAGGAAATGCAGAG GATGTCGACTCGTGTGATTTTGGCCACTCTGTCTATCCCCATAACCCCGGAGCGCACTGATATCGCACGTTTGTTGGACATGGACGGGATTATTGGGGAGAAGCAATGCAGACTGGCCACTTTGCTCGACCTGCAGTCGCCACCCACCCGCAAGAGCCTCATCAACGATAtg GTGAGGTTCAATTTACTCCAGTACATCAGCTCTGATGTTAAAGAGCTGTACAGCTGGCTGGAGGTCGACTTCGACCCCCTCAAACTATGTGCACGTGTCACCAAG GTTCTGGACTGGGTCAGGGATCAGGCAGAGAATGAGCCTGACCTGCAGCAGTACATTCCTCACTTACAGAACAACACCATCCTTAGACTTCTGCAGCAG GTGGCTCAGATCTATCAGAGTATCGAGTTCAGCAGGCTGGCTTCTCTTGTGCCGTTTGTGGATGAGTTCCAGCTGGAGCGAGCCATCGTCGATGCTGCACGTCACTGTGACCTGCAG GTTCGTTTTGACCATAGGTCCCGAACCTTACGGTTCGACTCGGATCTGAACTACTCTACTAAAGAGGACGCCCCAGTGGGACTGTTCCAGCAGAACATGCCTTCTGAACCGATCTGTAACCACCTCAAGACCATTTCTTCTGCTCTGGAAAATGCCATTCAGATGATCAAACCGGCCTCCATTCTA CAAGAACGGGAGGAGCAGCGTCAGCAGGCCATCACTGCCTACCTTAAAAATTCCCGTGAGGAGTATCAGCGCATCCTGGCTCACCGTCAGACCATTAAGGAGCGGAAGGAACGTCTGGAGAGCCTGAACATCCAGCGTAAGAAAGAGCAGCGGGAGCAGTGGGAGCGGCGTGAGGCCGAGCTCCAGAAGGTGCGCAAGGCAGAGGAGGAGCGCCTGCGCCAAGAGGCCaaggagagggagaaagagcgCATCATGCAGGAGCACGAGCAGATCAAAAAGAAGACCATACATGAGCGCCTCGAGCAAATCAAGAAGACCGAGCTGGGAGCCAAAGCATTTAAAGACATTGATATTGAG GACCTGGAGGAGTTGGACCCTGATTTCATCATAGCCAAACAGGTGGAGCAGcttaaaaaagagaagaaagagctGCAGGAGCGCTTAAAGAATCAGGAGAAAAAG ATGGACTACTTTGAAAGGGCAAAGCATTTTGAGGAAATCCCCCTGATTAAAAAAGCCTATGAAGAGCAGCGCCTCAAAGACATGGAGTTGTGGGAGCTCCAGGAGGACGAGAAG ATCAGCAACATGAAAGTGGAGCATGAGAAGGCTCTCGAGGACAAAATGAGGATGTCCAGGATGATAGAGGATAAGGAGAACTTTCTGTCTAATATTACAGCTGCACGAAGCTTCATCTACGAG GAAAAACTGAAGCAGTTCCAAGAGCGTTTGGTTGAGGAGAGGAAGAAGCGTCTCGAAGAGCGCAAGAAGCAGCGCAAGGAGGAGCGGCGAAATACTTTTTATCgccagaaggaggaggaggctCAGAGGATCGAGGAGGAACAGCTGAAAAAGG AGCGTGAGGAGCGTGAGCGTCAGGAACAGGAgcagagggaggaggaggagcgcAAGTACCAGGAGCGCCTGCGCGAGCTGGAGgagcaggagaagaagcagcgaGCCAGGCAGCAGGAAATTGAGGAGCGTGAACGCCGCAAGGAGGAGGAGACACGAAAACCCCATGAGAAGTCTAgcaaa CAGGACTGGGCTGAAAAGGAGAGTGAAAGTGGCTGGAGGAGGCGTACAGAGACCACAGAATCAGAGTGGAGGCGCCCTGTTTCTGACGGAAGTGCGAA GGAATGGTGTCAGGAAGGCCGTGACGATAATGAGCGTGAGGAGCGCGAGCCTCCCTTCAGAAGAAGTGGAGAGGGTCCCTGCAGAGGCCCTTCAGATGCCCGGGGCCTTCGTAGGGGCATTGATAATGACCGTGGACCCAGAAGAGGGTTTGATGAGGGCCGTGGTCTCAGGAGACATGAAGAGCGTGGGCCTC GCAGTATGGATGAAGATCGTGGACCTAGAAAGGGATATGATGATGATCGTGTGCTTCGGCGGGGCATGGACGAGCCTAGAGGCTCCAGACGTGGTGCTGACGACAACTGGGGTCCTAGgagaggtggtggtggtaaagaTGAAAGAGGAGACACGAGAGGTGGCGACAACTCCGATACTTGGAAACCTTTGGGCAGATCAG gtggatggagagagagagagaactccCATAAGGAGAGCTGTGGTCCTTCACGTGACTCTGGTGCTTGTGATGATAATCATGAAGAAGATAAGCATCATGATGGAGAGCGTTTCGGAGAGCATCATCCCCCCAG ggAGGAAGGAGCCTTGAGAAGAGGCGGATCTGATGAACCCAGCAGATGGCGTGATAGTCGACGTGATGACTTTGATCGCGACAATCGGTGTGAACGGCGTGACATCAGAGATCACCGAGACGATCGTGAACTTGAACGCGATCGTGATCACAGGCCCCCAAGTCGAGAAAACGATGGCG GCGGATCCTGGCGTAGAAAGACTGCTGATGACGGCTGGACCACAGAGCGACGCTAA